The following are encoded in a window of Doryrhamphus excisus isolate RoL2022-K1 chromosome 16, RoL_Dexc_1.0, whole genome shotgun sequence genomic DNA:
- the acss2 gene encoding acetyl-coenzyme A synthetase, cytoplasmic isoform X3 has product MIPDKAPKEDVFYGAEEMRRSAHVPNFDKYKDMYMQSIEDPDKFWGDVAKDFFWKTKHTGRFLDYNFDVTKGEIFIKCMEGASTNICYNVLDRNVHERKLGDKVAFHWEGNEPGDELTVTYRELLHSVCRFANVLKSQGVRKGDRVAIYMPMVVELVVAMLACARIGAVHSIVFAGFSAESLCERIMDSQCSLLITADGFYRGDKLINLKLLADEALQKCRDKGFPLERCIVLKHLSKDAQETSLSSPPAKRSCPDLQVPWNPEVDKCWHTLIGDASDECEPEWCESEDPLFILYTSGSTGKPKGVLHTVSGYMLYTATTFKLVFDHQPDDVYWCTADIGWITGHSYITYGPLANGATSVLFEGLPTYPDVSRMWEVVDKYHVSKFYTAPTAIRLLMKYGNEPVQKYKRDSLKVLGTVGEPINPEAWQWYFTVVGDRRCPIVDTFWQTETGGHVLTPLPAATPMKPGSATFPFFGVVPAILNESGEVLEGPSEGYLVFKQPWPGVMRTVYGNHGRFESTYFNKFPGYYVTGDGCRRDKDGYYWITGRIDDMLNVSGHLLSTAEVESALVEHEAVAEAAAVGRPHPVKGESLYCFVTLSDGVVFDRGLEAQLKKQVREKIGAIATPDYIQDAPGLPKTRSGKIMRRVLRKIASGEKELGDISTLADSSVVEQLFQNRCCVAV; this is encoded by the exons ATGATTCCCGACAAGGCGCCTAAGGAAGATGTCTTTTACGGGGCTGAGGAGATGCGGAGGAGCGCTCACGTCCCCAACTTTGACAAGTATAAAGACATGTACATGCAGTCCATAGAGGACCCTGACA AATTCTGGGGGGATGTGGCCAAGGACTTCTTCTGGAAGACCAAACACACGGGACGCTTCCTGGACTACAACTTTGACGTGACCAAAGGGGAAATCTTCATCAAGTGCATGGAGGGAGCATCCACCAACATCTGCTACAACGTCCTCGACCGTAACGTCCACGAGAGAAAGCTGGGGGACAAAGTGGCCTTCCACTG GGAAGGCAACGAGCCCGGCGATGAGTTGACTGTGACATACAGAGAGCTCCTGCACAGCGTCTGCCGCTTTGCCAATGTGCTGAAATCACAGG GCGTGAGGAAAGGCGACCGCGTGGCCATCTACATGCCCATGGTGGTGGAGCTGGTGGTGGCCATGTTGGCCTGCGCTCGAATCGGAGCCGTGCACTCCATTGTG TTTGCAGGTTTCTCCGCCGAGTCGCTGTGTGAGAGGATCATGGACTCTCAGTGTTCACTGCTCATCACTGCAG ATGGCTTTTACAGAGGAGATAAGCTGATCAACCTCAAGCTCTTGGCTGATGAAGCATTGCAGAAGTGCAGAGACAA aggCTTCCCACTGGAGAGGTGCATCGTGTTGAAACATTTATCCAAAGACGCACAAGAGACCTCACTCAGCTCTCCTCCCGCCAAAAGATCCTGTCCTGACCTGCAG GTGCCCTGGAACCCGGAAGTGGACAAGTGTTGGCACACGCTGATCGGTGACGCATCAGACGAGTGTGAACCAGAGTGGTGCGAGTCCGAAGATCCTCTTTTTATCCTCTACACCAGCGGCTCGACGGGCAAACCCAAG GGTGTCCTCCACACGGTCAGCGGCTACATGCTCTACACCGCCACCACCTTCAAGCTGGTCTTCGACCACCAGCCAGACGACGTCTACTGGTGCACGGCCGACATCGGCTGGATCACCGGACACTCGTACATCACATACGGCCCGCTTGCGAATGGCGCCACCAGCGTATTG TTTGAGGGTCTTCCCACGTACCCAGATGTGAGCCGCATGTGGGAGGTTGTGGACAAATACCACGTGAGCAAGTTCTACACGGCGCCCACCGCCATCAGGCTCCTGATGAAGTACGGCAACGAGCCGGTGCAGAA GTACAAGCGAGACTCTCTGAAGGTTTTGGGCACGGTCGGAGAGCCCATCAACCCTGAGGCCTGGCAGTGGTACTTCACTGTGGTGGGAGACCGGAGATGTCCCATCGTTGACACCTTCTGGCAGACGGAGACT GGTGGCCACGTCCTGACTCCTCTGCCTGCGGCCACGCCCATGAAGCCGGGCTCTGCT ACCTTCCCTTTCTTTGGGGTCGTGCCGGCCATCCTGAACGAGTCGGGCGAGGTGCTGGAGGGTCCGAGTGAAGGCTACCTG GTGTTCAAGCAGCCGTGGCCCGGCGTGATGAGGACAGTGTACGGAAACCACGGCAGGTTCGAGAGCACCTACTTTAACAAGTTCCCGGGATACTACGTGACCGGAGACG GCTGCCGCAGAGACAAGGATGGATACTACTGGATCACCGGGAGGATAGACGACATGCTCAACGTCTCAG GTCACCTGCTGAGCACGGCGGAGGTGGAGTCGGCGCTGGTGGAGCACGAGGCGGTCGCCGAGGCCGCCGCGGTGGGCCGGCCGCATCCCGTCAAAGGGGAGAGCCTGTATTGCTTCGTCACGCTGAGCGACGGTGTGGTGTTCGACCGCGGGCTGGAGGCCCAGCTTAAAAAGCAAG TGAGGGAGAAGATCGGCGCCATTGCCACGCCAGACTACATCCAGGACGCACCGGGACTCCCCAAAACCAGATCAG GGAAGATCATGCGGCGCGTGCTTCGTAAGATTGCCAGCGGTGAGAAGGAGCTGGGCGACATCTCCACGTTGGCCGACTCGTCTGTGGTGGAGCAGCTTTTCCAGAACAGGTGCTGTGTGGCCGTGTGA
- the acss2 gene encoding acetyl-coenzyme A synthetase, cytoplasmic isoform X2, which translates to MIPDKAPKEDVFYGAEEMRRSAHVPNFDKYKDMYMQSIEDPDKFWGDVAKDFFWKTKHTGRFLDYNFDVTKGEIFIKCMEGASTNICYNVLDRNVHERKLGDKVAFHWEGNEPGDELTVTYRELLHSVCRFANVLKSQGVRKGDRVAIYMPMVVELVVAMLACARIGAVHSIVFAGFSAESLCERIMDSQCSLLITADGFYRGDKLINLKLLADEALQKCRDKGFPLERCIVLKHLSKDAQETSLSSPPAKRSCPDLQEKETGRVKKTRPVPQVPWNPEVDKCWHTLIGDASDECEPEWCESEDPLFILYTSGSTGKPKGVLHTVSGYMLYTATTFKLVFDHQPDDVYWCTADIGWITGHSYITYGPLANGATSVLFEGLPTYPDVSRMWEVVDKYHVSKFYTAPTAIRLLMKYGNEPVQKYKRDSLKVLGTVGEPINPEAWQWYFTVVGDRRCPIVDTFWQTETGGHVLTPLPAATPMKPGSATFPFFGVVPAILNESGEVLEGPSEGYLVFKQPWPGVMRTVYGNHGRFESTYFNKFPGYYVTGDGCRRDKDGYYWITGRIDDMLNVSGHLLSTAEVESALVEHEAVAEAAAVGRPHPVKGESLYCFVTLSDGVVFDRGLEAQLKKQVREKIGAIATPDYIQDAPGLPKTRSGKIMRRVLRKIASGEKELGDISTLADSSVVEQLFQNRCCVAV; encoded by the exons ATGATTCCCGACAAGGCGCCTAAGGAAGATGTCTTTTACGGGGCTGAGGAGATGCGGAGGAGCGCTCACGTCCCCAACTTTGACAAGTATAAAGACATGTACATGCAGTCCATAGAGGACCCTGACA AATTCTGGGGGGATGTGGCCAAGGACTTCTTCTGGAAGACCAAACACACGGGACGCTTCCTGGACTACAACTTTGACGTGACCAAAGGGGAAATCTTCATCAAGTGCATGGAGGGAGCATCCACCAACATCTGCTACAACGTCCTCGACCGTAACGTCCACGAGAGAAAGCTGGGGGACAAAGTGGCCTTCCACTG GGAAGGCAACGAGCCCGGCGATGAGTTGACTGTGACATACAGAGAGCTCCTGCACAGCGTCTGCCGCTTTGCCAATGTGCTGAAATCACAGG GCGTGAGGAAAGGCGACCGCGTGGCCATCTACATGCCCATGGTGGTGGAGCTGGTGGTGGCCATGTTGGCCTGCGCTCGAATCGGAGCCGTGCACTCCATTGTG TTTGCAGGTTTCTCCGCCGAGTCGCTGTGTGAGAGGATCATGGACTCTCAGTGTTCACTGCTCATCACTGCAG ATGGCTTTTACAGAGGAGATAAGCTGATCAACCTCAAGCTCTTGGCTGATGAAGCATTGCAGAAGTGCAGAGACAA aggCTTCCCACTGGAGAGGTGCATCGTGTTGAAACATTTATCCAAAGACGCACAAGAGACCTCACTCAGCTCTCCTCCCGCCAAAAGATCCTGTCCTGACCTGCAG GAAAAAGAGACGGGCAGAGTAAAGAAAACCCGTCCTGTTCCACAG GTGCCCTGGAACCCGGAAGTGGACAAGTGTTGGCACACGCTGATCGGTGACGCATCAGACGAGTGTGAACCAGAGTGGTGCGAGTCCGAAGATCCTCTTTTTATCCTCTACACCAGCGGCTCGACGGGCAAACCCAAG GGTGTCCTCCACACGGTCAGCGGCTACATGCTCTACACCGCCACCACCTTCAAGCTGGTCTTCGACCACCAGCCAGACGACGTCTACTGGTGCACGGCCGACATCGGCTGGATCACCGGACACTCGTACATCACATACGGCCCGCTTGCGAATGGCGCCACCAGCGTATTG TTTGAGGGTCTTCCCACGTACCCAGATGTGAGCCGCATGTGGGAGGTTGTGGACAAATACCACGTGAGCAAGTTCTACACGGCGCCCACCGCCATCAGGCTCCTGATGAAGTACGGCAACGAGCCGGTGCAGAA GTACAAGCGAGACTCTCTGAAGGTTTTGGGCACGGTCGGAGAGCCCATCAACCCTGAGGCCTGGCAGTGGTACTTCACTGTGGTGGGAGACCGGAGATGTCCCATCGTTGACACCTTCTGGCAGACGGAGACT GGTGGCCACGTCCTGACTCCTCTGCCTGCGGCCACGCCCATGAAGCCGGGCTCTGCT ACCTTCCCTTTCTTTGGGGTCGTGCCGGCCATCCTGAACGAGTCGGGCGAGGTGCTGGAGGGTCCGAGTGAAGGCTACCTG GTGTTCAAGCAGCCGTGGCCCGGCGTGATGAGGACAGTGTACGGAAACCACGGCAGGTTCGAGAGCACCTACTTTAACAAGTTCCCGGGATACTACGTGACCGGAGACG GCTGCCGCAGAGACAAGGATGGATACTACTGGATCACCGGGAGGATAGACGACATGCTCAACGTCTCAG GTCACCTGCTGAGCACGGCGGAGGTGGAGTCGGCGCTGGTGGAGCACGAGGCGGTCGCCGAGGCCGCCGCGGTGGGCCGGCCGCATCCCGTCAAAGGGGAGAGCCTGTATTGCTTCGTCACGCTGAGCGACGGTGTGGTGTTCGACCGCGGGCTGGAGGCCCAGCTTAAAAAGCAAG TGAGGGAGAAGATCGGCGCCATTGCCACGCCAGACTACATCCAGGACGCACCGGGACTCCCCAAAACCAGATCAG GGAAGATCATGCGGCGCGTGCTTCGTAAGATTGCCAGCGGTGAGAAGGAGCTGGGCGACATCTCCACGTTGGCCGACTCGTCTGTGGTGGAGCAGCTTTTCCAGAACAGGTGCTGTGTGGCCGTGTGA
- the acss2 gene encoding acetyl-coenzyme A synthetase, cytoplasmic isoform X1, which translates to MIPDKAPKEDVFYGAEEMRRSAHVPNFDKYKDMYMQSIEDPDKFWGDVAKDFFWKTKHTGRFLDYNFDVTKGEIFIKCMEGASTNICYNVLDRNVHERKLGDKVAFHWEGNEPGDELTVTYRELLHSVCRFANVLKSQGVRKGDRVAIYMPMVVELVVAMLACARIGAVHSIVFAGFSAESLCERIMDSQCSLLITADGFYRGDKLINLKLLADEALQKCRDKGFPLERCIVLKHLSKDAQETSLSSPPAKRSCPDLQQEKETGRVKKTRPVPQVPWNPEVDKCWHTLIGDASDECEPEWCESEDPLFILYTSGSTGKPKGVLHTVSGYMLYTATTFKLVFDHQPDDVYWCTADIGWITGHSYITYGPLANGATSVLFEGLPTYPDVSRMWEVVDKYHVSKFYTAPTAIRLLMKYGNEPVQKYKRDSLKVLGTVGEPINPEAWQWYFTVVGDRRCPIVDTFWQTETGGHVLTPLPAATPMKPGSATFPFFGVVPAILNESGEVLEGPSEGYLVFKQPWPGVMRTVYGNHGRFESTYFNKFPGYYVTGDGCRRDKDGYYWITGRIDDMLNVSGHLLSTAEVESALVEHEAVAEAAAVGRPHPVKGESLYCFVTLSDGVVFDRGLEAQLKKQVREKIGAIATPDYIQDAPGLPKTRSGKIMRRVLRKIASGEKELGDISTLADSSVVEQLFQNRCCVAV; encoded by the exons ATGATTCCCGACAAGGCGCCTAAGGAAGATGTCTTTTACGGGGCTGAGGAGATGCGGAGGAGCGCTCACGTCCCCAACTTTGACAAGTATAAAGACATGTACATGCAGTCCATAGAGGACCCTGACA AATTCTGGGGGGATGTGGCCAAGGACTTCTTCTGGAAGACCAAACACACGGGACGCTTCCTGGACTACAACTTTGACGTGACCAAAGGGGAAATCTTCATCAAGTGCATGGAGGGAGCATCCACCAACATCTGCTACAACGTCCTCGACCGTAACGTCCACGAGAGAAAGCTGGGGGACAAAGTGGCCTTCCACTG GGAAGGCAACGAGCCCGGCGATGAGTTGACTGTGACATACAGAGAGCTCCTGCACAGCGTCTGCCGCTTTGCCAATGTGCTGAAATCACAGG GCGTGAGGAAAGGCGACCGCGTGGCCATCTACATGCCCATGGTGGTGGAGCTGGTGGTGGCCATGTTGGCCTGCGCTCGAATCGGAGCCGTGCACTCCATTGTG TTTGCAGGTTTCTCCGCCGAGTCGCTGTGTGAGAGGATCATGGACTCTCAGTGTTCACTGCTCATCACTGCAG ATGGCTTTTACAGAGGAGATAAGCTGATCAACCTCAAGCTCTTGGCTGATGAAGCATTGCAGAAGTGCAGAGACAA aggCTTCCCACTGGAGAGGTGCATCGTGTTGAAACATTTATCCAAAGACGCACAAGAGACCTCACTCAGCTCTCCTCCCGCCAAAAGATCCTGTCCTGACCTGCAG CAGGAAAAAGAGACGGGCAGAGTAAAGAAAACCCGTCCTGTTCCACAG GTGCCCTGGAACCCGGAAGTGGACAAGTGTTGGCACACGCTGATCGGTGACGCATCAGACGAGTGTGAACCAGAGTGGTGCGAGTCCGAAGATCCTCTTTTTATCCTCTACACCAGCGGCTCGACGGGCAAACCCAAG GGTGTCCTCCACACGGTCAGCGGCTACATGCTCTACACCGCCACCACCTTCAAGCTGGTCTTCGACCACCAGCCAGACGACGTCTACTGGTGCACGGCCGACATCGGCTGGATCACCGGACACTCGTACATCACATACGGCCCGCTTGCGAATGGCGCCACCAGCGTATTG TTTGAGGGTCTTCCCACGTACCCAGATGTGAGCCGCATGTGGGAGGTTGTGGACAAATACCACGTGAGCAAGTTCTACACGGCGCCCACCGCCATCAGGCTCCTGATGAAGTACGGCAACGAGCCGGTGCAGAA GTACAAGCGAGACTCTCTGAAGGTTTTGGGCACGGTCGGAGAGCCCATCAACCCTGAGGCCTGGCAGTGGTACTTCACTGTGGTGGGAGACCGGAGATGTCCCATCGTTGACACCTTCTGGCAGACGGAGACT GGTGGCCACGTCCTGACTCCTCTGCCTGCGGCCACGCCCATGAAGCCGGGCTCTGCT ACCTTCCCTTTCTTTGGGGTCGTGCCGGCCATCCTGAACGAGTCGGGCGAGGTGCTGGAGGGTCCGAGTGAAGGCTACCTG GTGTTCAAGCAGCCGTGGCCCGGCGTGATGAGGACAGTGTACGGAAACCACGGCAGGTTCGAGAGCACCTACTTTAACAAGTTCCCGGGATACTACGTGACCGGAGACG GCTGCCGCAGAGACAAGGATGGATACTACTGGATCACCGGGAGGATAGACGACATGCTCAACGTCTCAG GTCACCTGCTGAGCACGGCGGAGGTGGAGTCGGCGCTGGTGGAGCACGAGGCGGTCGCCGAGGCCGCCGCGGTGGGCCGGCCGCATCCCGTCAAAGGGGAGAGCCTGTATTGCTTCGTCACGCTGAGCGACGGTGTGGTGTTCGACCGCGGGCTGGAGGCCCAGCTTAAAAAGCAAG TGAGGGAGAAGATCGGCGCCATTGCCACGCCAGACTACATCCAGGACGCACCGGGACTCCCCAAAACCAGATCAG GGAAGATCATGCGGCGCGTGCTTCGTAAGATTGCCAGCGGTGAGAAGGAGCTGGGCGACATCTCCACGTTGGCCGACTCGTCTGTGGTGGAGCAGCTTTTCCAGAACAGGTGCTGTGTGGCCGTGTGA